A genomic window from Phoenix dactylifera cultivar Barhee BC4 chromosome 7, palm_55x_up_171113_PBpolish2nd_filt_p, whole genome shotgun sequence includes:
- the LOC103697733 gene encoding replication protein A 32 kDa subunit B-like isoform X1: MTSPSLPSMALKSPALTVRLLGLILNKAESVADISFTLDDGTGRIDINRWVNEFSDANEVAAIQNGMYVRVDAHMKGFQGKRHAFSVRPVTDFNDIVLHFIECIYVHFETGLKALACREVQKGVPAWMQTNPITSTPFSNRVKGYHAPLTNQSSAFSSTDRSGNDAYNLVLGVFQEPAILGREQGLHVDEVVTILGVPKHVVMDAINYHVDVGHIYSTIDEYHFKSACNG; this comes from the exons ATGACAAGTCCATCCTTACCGTCAATGGCTCTGAAGTCACCAGCGTTAACa GTCAGGCTATTGGGTCTGATCTTGAATAAGGCGGAGAGTGTCGCTGACATCTCCTTCACCCTTGATGACGGCACGGGCCGGATCGACATCAATAGATG GGTCAATGAGTTCTCGGATGCAAATGAAGTGGCTGCAATCCA AAATGGGATGTATGTTAGAGTTGATGCTCATATGAAGGGGTTTCAGGGCAAAAGACATGCCTTCTCTGTGAG GCCTGTGACTgacttcaatgatattgtgctCCACTTCATTGAGTGCATATATGTACATTTTGAGACCGGACTGAAGGCCCTTGCATGTAGAGAG GTACAGAAAGGTGTTCCAGCTTGGATGCAGACAAATCCAATCACTAGTACCCCTTTTTCTAATAGAGTGAAAGGATATCATGCTCCTCTTACGAATCAA TCTTCAGCTTTTTCAAGCACGGACAGATCTGGAAATGATGCGTACAACTTGGTTTTGGGAGTTTTCCAGGAACCAGCAATCCT TGGCCGTGAACAGGGGTTGCATGTTGATGAAGTTGTCACGATACTGGGGGTGCCAAAACATGTTGTCAT GGATGCAATTAACTACCATGTCGATGTGGGCCACATTTATTCTACTATAGATGAATATCACTTCAAGTCCGCATGCAATGGCTGA
- the LOC103697735 gene encoding VIN3-like protein 2, translated as MSAAMDPPFSGFVLDPAKCRKLSIEEKRELIRELSKWPESAPEKLQAWSRRDLLEILCAELGKERKYTGLTKQKMIEYLFRVVSEKKSREHGEDMDSTPEPPKPNSQTPSKRQRKNDHPSRLPVATNNLPASDGNEVMDIRYCQNLACRATLTLQDAFCKRCSCCICHKYDDNKDPSLWLFCSSDAPSQGNSCGFSCHLECALNHERAGILKNGQCARLDGSYYCIYCRKVNDLLGCWKKQLMIAKDARRVDVLCHRISLSHKLLSLTAKYQSLHEIVDTAMKKLEAEVGSITDLPNMARGIVNRLSVGAEVQRLCARAVELLDSMLSSALSVHRRVQEEKLISSSFIKFEAISASSLTVVLDLEDHTTLSQERAGFIVWHRKAETADYPTEPSCTLCNPNKRFQVTELSPATKYMFKVIALNNSRELDKWEVGITTEGISKNGSKDLVPEAAPIKLHCGSPKTNSSGLSNHTSEGDESNNTAAYADLNKSPESCYGYSEKPEILDSDKISEHTCKNAGRSQNAIMGNISGTEGTELGETPGHSGSAVDEEPNSTIQSESHRGSSNSMEHNQTVDVPKSENECNAPVGNEMVIVPYGRSDSTLPVTPCRLEAGKEGSARSSKVKSGGGALENGPSKADREPGSSSKKRSVGKCEEMCIKDGSLEGAYEYCVKVVRWLECEGHIETNFRIKFLTWFSLRATPQERRIVSVYVDTLIDDPASLAGQLVDTFSETVCSKRPPPVPTGFCMKLWH; from the exons ATGTCGGCCGCCATGGATCCGCCCTTCTCTG GATTTGTACTCGACCCAGCTAAGTGCCGTAAGCTGAGCAttgaggaaaagagagaactcATTCGTGAATTGTCAAAATGGCCAGAGAGTGCCCCTGAAAAGCTGCAGGCATGGAGCCGCCGGGACCTTTTAGAGATCTTATGTGCAGAGCTTGGAAAGGAGAGGAAGTACACAGGCTTAACAAAGCAGAAAATGATAGAATATCTTTTCAGAGTTGTGTCTGAGAAGAAATCCAGGGAGCATGGAGAAGACATGGACTCAACTCCAGAACCGCCAAAACCTAACTCCCAGACTCcatccaaaagacagagaaagaATGATCATCCATCACGTCTACCTGTTGCAACAAATAATCTCCCTGCAAGTGATGGCAATGAAGTTATGGATATTCGATACTGTCAGAATTTAGCTTGCAGGGCTACTCTTACCCTACAGGATGCATTCTGCAAACGGTGCTCCTGCTGTATATGTCACAAGTATGATGACAACAAGGACCCTAGCCTTTGGCTGTTTTGTAGTTCAGATGCTCCATCTCAAGGTAATTCATGTGGTTTCTCATGTCATCTCGAGTGTGCACTTAACCATGAAAGAGCTGGCATTCTGAAGAATGGACAGTGTGCAAGATTGGATGGCAGCTACTACTGCATATACTGCAGAAAAGTGAATGATTTACTAGG ATGCTGGAAAAAGCAACTCATGATAGCAAAAGATGCTCGACGAGTAGATGTACTATGCCATCGGATTTCTCTTAGCCATAAACTTCTCAGCTTAacagcaaaatatcaaagcttgcATGAGATTGTGGACACAGCAATGAAGAAGCTGGAGGCCGAGGTTGGGTCAATCACTGATCTGCCAAACATGGCACGTGGCATTGTCAACAGACTGTCTGTTGGTGCTGAAGTTCAGAGGCTGTGCGCACGTGCTGTAGAGTTACTAGACTCTATGCTTTCTAGTGCCCTGTCAGTTCACCGTCGAGTACAGG aagaaaaattgatatcaTCCAGCTTTATAAAATTCGAGGCCATCTCCGCAAGTTCTCTTACTGTTGTGTTGGACTTAGAAGATCATACAACATTATCACAAGAGAGAGCTGGTTTCATTGTGTGGCATCGAAAAGCTGAAACTGCAGACTATCCCACAGAACCCTCTTGTACTTTATGTAACCCGAACAAACGGTTCCAGGTAACAGAACTCTCTCCAGCTACAAAATACATGTTCAAGGTGATTGCTTTGAACAACTCAAGGGAATTGGATAAGTGGGAAGTTGGAATCACAACTGAAGGGATCTCAAAGAATGGTTCAAAGGACTTGGTACCAGAAGCAGCTCCAATTAAACTTCATTGTGGAAGTCCAAAAACAAACAGCAGTGGCCTTTCTAATCATACTTCGGAAGGAGATGAATCTAACAATACTGCTGCATATGCTGACCTGAACAAGTCGCCTGAAAGTTGTTATGGTTATAGTGAGAAGCCTGAGATTCTTGACTCAGACAAAATATCTGAACACACCTGCAAAAATGCAGGCCGTTCACAGAATGCAATTATGGGCAACATAAGTGGAACAGAAGGTACCGAGCTTGGGGAAACGCCAGGACACTCTGGTTCTGCCGTGGATGAGGAACCCAATTCAACCATTCAGAGTGAGTCCCATAGAGGTTCCAGTAATTCAATGGAGCACAACCAGACAGTGGATGTACCAAAGTCGGAGAATGAATGTAATGCACCGGTTGGTAATGAGATGGTGATTGTTCCATATGGACGCTCTGATTCCACCCTGCCTGTCACGCCCTGCAGGTTGGAAGCTGGTAAAGAAGGTTCTGCAAGGAGCAGTAAAGTCAAGTCAGGGGGCGGTGCACTTGAGAATGGTCCATCAAAAGCAGATAGGGAACCAGGGAGCTCATCAAAGAAAAGAAGTGTAGGGAAGTGCGAGGAGATGTGTATCAAAGATGGGTCACTGGAAGGAGCATACGAGTATTGCGTCAAGGTTGTTAGATGGCTGGAGTGCGAGGGACACATTGAGACCAACTTTAGGATTAAGTTTCTGACTTGGTTCAGCTTGCGTGCAACACCACAAGAGAGAAGAATTGTAAGTGTGTATGTTGATACTCTGATTGATGATCCTGCGAGCCTTGCAGGACAGCTGGTGGACACCTTTTCGGAAACAGTCTGCAGCAAGAGACCGCCGCCAGTGCCAACTGGGTTCTGCATGAAGCTCTGGCATTGA
- the LOC103697733 gene encoding replication protein A 32 kDa subunit B-like isoform X3: protein MTSPSLPSMALKSPALTVRLLGLILNKAESVADISFTLDDGTGRIDINRWVNEFSDANEVAAIQNGMYVRVDAHMKGFQGKRHAFSVRPVTDFNDIVLHFIECIYVHFETGLKALACREVQKGVPAWMQTNPITSTPFSNRVKGYHAPLTNQSSAFSSTDRSGNDAYNLVLGVFQEPAILAVIKILFVSEPSHPRYESILY, encoded by the exons ATGACAAGTCCATCCTTACCGTCAATGGCTCTGAAGTCACCAGCGTTAACa GTCAGGCTATTGGGTCTGATCTTGAATAAGGCGGAGAGTGTCGCTGACATCTCCTTCACCCTTGATGACGGCACGGGCCGGATCGACATCAATAGATG GGTCAATGAGTTCTCGGATGCAAATGAAGTGGCTGCAATCCA AAATGGGATGTATGTTAGAGTTGATGCTCATATGAAGGGGTTTCAGGGCAAAAGACATGCCTTCTCTGTGAG GCCTGTGACTgacttcaatgatattgtgctCCACTTCATTGAGTGCATATATGTACATTTTGAGACCGGACTGAAGGCCCTTGCATGTAGAGAG GTACAGAAAGGTGTTCCAGCTTGGATGCAGACAAATCCAATCACTAGTACCCCTTTTTCTAATAGAGTGAAAGGATATCATGCTCCTCTTACGAATCAA TCTTCAGCTTTTTCAAGCACGGACAGATCTGGAAATGATGCGTACAACTTGGTTTTGGGAGTTTTCCAGGAACCAGCAATCCT TGCAGTCATCAAGATTTTGTTTGTTAGTGAACCGTCTCATCCGAGATATGAAAGTATACTTTATTAA
- the LOC103697732 gene encoding probable receptor-like serine/threonine-protein kinase At5g57670, translating to MRQRQLFLSRRSFRRLLSVSIGRRRGVGGSPEVSTSAGQDDSKSMEPWADKKPTQKPSWRCFSYEEIHKATDGFHQDNLVGRGGYAEVYRGVLEDGQVIAVKRLTRASTDEQKEKDFLQELGTIGHVRHPNVSALLGCCIDRDLHLIFDFSSRGSVSSNLHDERSPPMAWKLRYGIAAGTARGLHYLHKGCRRRIIHRDIKASNILLTTNFEPQISDFGLAKWLPSEWTHRAVAPIEGTFGCLAPEYFMHGIVDEKTDVFAFGVFLLEIISGRKPVDGSHKSLLSWAKPYLSDGAIQKLVDTRLEQDYDMGQLKRLTFIASLCIRATAAWRPSMTEVLELLEDGEEMLQDRWKMPEEEEEENEFWGFDDLDDECDTPSSSSSTRSSQQ from the exons ATGCGGCAGCGGCAGCTGTTTCTTAGTAGAAGAAGTTTCAGGCGCCTTCTCTCTGTCTCCAttgggaggagaagaggagtaGGAGGAAGTCCGGAGGTGAGTACCTCCGCTGGTCAAGATGACAGCAAATCCATGGAGCCATGGGCGGACAAGAAGCCGACTCAGAAGCCCAGCTGGAGATGCTTTTCCTATGAAGAAATCCACAAAGCAACAGATGGTTTTCACCAAG ATAATTTGGTCGGCAGAGGAGGGTACGCCGAGGTGTACAGAGGAGTCCTGGAGGATGGGCAGGTGATCGCGGTGAAGAGGCTGACGAGAGCTTCGACCGATGAGCAGAAGGAGAAGGATTTCCTACAGGAGCTTGGAACCATTGGCCATGTCCGACATCCCAACGTCTCCGCTCTCTTGGGTTGCTGCATCGATCGCGATCTTCACCTTATCTTCGACTTCTCTTCGCGCGGTTCTgtctcctccaatctccatg ATGAGAGATCGCCGCCGATGGCCTGGAAGCTGAGGTACGGCATTGCAGCCGGCACCGCCCGTGGGCTTCATTACTTGCACAAGGGATGCCGGAGAAGGATTATTCACAGAGATATCAAGGCCTCCAATATACTCCTGACAACAAATTTTGAACCTCAG ATTTCAGATTTCGGGCTCGCAAAATGGCTTCCGTCGGAGTGGACTCACCGCGCCGTCGCACCGATCGAAGGGACATTCGG GTGTCTGGCACCGGAGTATTTCATGCATGGGATCGTTGATGAGAAAACTGATGTCTTTGCTTTTGGTGTCTTCCTCTTGGAGATCATATCAGGGAGGAAACCGGTGGATGGGTCTCACAAAAGCTTGCTTAGCTGG GCAAAACCTTATTTAAGCGATGGCGCGATACAGAAACTGGTGGATACACGGCTTGAGCAGGACTACGACATGGGACAGTTGAAGAGGCTTACCTTCATAGCCTCTCTCTGCATCAGGGCAACTGCAGCATGGCGTCCATCCATGACCGAG GTATTGGAGCTATTGGAGGATGGGGAGGAGATGCTGCAAGATCGATGGAAGATGcctgaagaggaagaggaggaaaacgAGTTCTGGGGCTTCGATGATCTCGACGATGAATGCGATACCCCCTCATCATCTTCATCAACAAGAAGCTCCCAACAGTAA
- the LOC103697733 gene encoding replication protein A 32 kDa subunit B-like isoform X4, producing the protein MTSPSLPSMALKSPALTVRLLGLILNKAESVADISFTLDDGTGRIDINRWVNEFSDANEVAAIQNGMYVRVDAHMKGFQGKRHAFSVRPVTDFNDIVLHFIECIYVHFETGLKALACREVQKGVPAWMQTNPITSTPFSNRVKGYHAPLTNQSSAFSSTDRSGNDAYNLVLGVFQEPAILHQDFVC; encoded by the exons ATGACAAGTCCATCCTTACCGTCAATGGCTCTGAAGTCACCAGCGTTAACa GTCAGGCTATTGGGTCTGATCTTGAATAAGGCGGAGAGTGTCGCTGACATCTCCTTCACCCTTGATGACGGCACGGGCCGGATCGACATCAATAGATG GGTCAATGAGTTCTCGGATGCAAATGAAGTGGCTGCAATCCA AAATGGGATGTATGTTAGAGTTGATGCTCATATGAAGGGGTTTCAGGGCAAAAGACATGCCTTCTCTGTGAG GCCTGTGACTgacttcaatgatattgtgctCCACTTCATTGAGTGCATATATGTACATTTTGAGACCGGACTGAAGGCCCTTGCATGTAGAGAG GTACAGAAAGGTGTTCCAGCTTGGATGCAGACAAATCCAATCACTAGTACCCCTTTTTCTAATAGAGTGAAAGGATATCATGCTCCTCTTACGAATCAA TCTTCAGCTTTTTCAAGCACGGACAGATCTGGAAATGATGCGTACAACTTGGTTTTGGGAGTTTTCCAGGAACCAGCAATCCT TCATCAAGATTTTGTTTGTTAG
- the LOC113461380 gene encoding uncharacterized protein LOC113461380 encodes MVRAAPDTQHAGSRRVVFKLSLAPGVQSWHPASREWHLSSMFQVSTSHGSWSAGTSTAYPAICSGWLVLGGELGSGVITISLVDDQVAMQAGKRWEDQMAMTMTMTMTVL; translated from the exons ATGGTACGTGCTGCTCCCGACACTCAGCATGCAGGATCTCGCCGTGTCGTGTTTAAACTAAGTTTGGCACCTGGCGTGCAG TCCTGGCACCCGGCCTCCAGGGAGTGGCATCTCTCGTCTATGTTTCAAGTTTCAACTAGTCACGGCAGTTGGAGTGCAGGAACCAGCACTGCATATCCCGCGATATGCAGTGGATGGTTGGTCTTGGGAGGGGAATTAGGCTCTGGTGTCATCACCATCTCGCTTGTGGATGATCAG GTGGCGATGCAGGCGGGGAAGAGATGGGAGGATCAGATGGCCATGACCATGACCATGACCATGACGGTGTTGTAG
- the LOC103697733 gene encoding replication protein A 32 kDa subunit B-like isoform X5 has product MTSPSLPSMALKSPALTVRLLGLILNKAESVADISFTLDDGTGRIDINRWVNEFSDANEVAAIQNGMYVRVDAHMKGFQGKRHAFSVRPVTDFNDIVLHFIECIYVHFETGLKALACREKGVPAWMQTNPITSTPFSNRVKGYHAPLTNQSSAFSSTDRSGNDAYNLVLGVFQEPAILHQDFVC; this is encoded by the exons ATGACAAGTCCATCCTTACCGTCAATGGCTCTGAAGTCACCAGCGTTAACa GTCAGGCTATTGGGTCTGATCTTGAATAAGGCGGAGAGTGTCGCTGACATCTCCTTCACCCTTGATGACGGCACGGGCCGGATCGACATCAATAGATG GGTCAATGAGTTCTCGGATGCAAATGAAGTGGCTGCAATCCA AAATGGGATGTATGTTAGAGTTGATGCTCATATGAAGGGGTTTCAGGGCAAAAGACATGCCTTCTCTGTGAG GCCTGTGACTgacttcaatgatattgtgctCCACTTCATTGAGTGCATATATGTACATTTTGAGACCGGACTGAAGGCCCTTGCATGTAGAGAG AAAGGTGTTCCAGCTTGGATGCAGACAAATCCAATCACTAGTACCCCTTTTTCTAATAGAGTGAAAGGATATCATGCTCCTCTTACGAATCAA TCTTCAGCTTTTTCAAGCACGGACAGATCTGGAAATGATGCGTACAACTTGGTTTTGGGAGTTTTCCAGGAACCAGCAATCCT TCATCAAGATTTTGTTTGTTAG
- the LOC103697733 gene encoding replication protein A 32 kDa subunit B-like isoform X2 produces MTSPSLPSMALKSPALTVRLLGLILNKAESVADISFTLDDGTGRIDINRWVNEFSDANEVAAIQNGMYVRVDAHMKGFQGKRHAFSVRPVTDFNDIVLHFIECIYVHFETGLKALACREKGVPAWMQTNPITSTPFSNRVKGYHAPLTNQSSAFSSTDRSGNDAYNLVLGVFQEPAILGREQGLHVDEVVTILGVPKHVVMDAINYHVDVGHIYSTIDEYHFKSACNG; encoded by the exons ATGACAAGTCCATCCTTACCGTCAATGGCTCTGAAGTCACCAGCGTTAACa GTCAGGCTATTGGGTCTGATCTTGAATAAGGCGGAGAGTGTCGCTGACATCTCCTTCACCCTTGATGACGGCACGGGCCGGATCGACATCAATAGATG GGTCAATGAGTTCTCGGATGCAAATGAAGTGGCTGCAATCCA AAATGGGATGTATGTTAGAGTTGATGCTCATATGAAGGGGTTTCAGGGCAAAAGACATGCCTTCTCTGTGAG GCCTGTGACTgacttcaatgatattgtgctCCACTTCATTGAGTGCATATATGTACATTTTGAGACCGGACTGAAGGCCCTTGCATGTAGAGAG AAAGGTGTTCCAGCTTGGATGCAGACAAATCCAATCACTAGTACCCCTTTTTCTAATAGAGTGAAAGGATATCATGCTCCTCTTACGAATCAA TCTTCAGCTTTTTCAAGCACGGACAGATCTGGAAATGATGCGTACAACTTGGTTTTGGGAGTTTTCCAGGAACCAGCAATCCT TGGCCGTGAACAGGGGTTGCATGTTGATGAAGTTGTCACGATACTGGGGGTGCCAAAACATGTTGTCAT GGATGCAATTAACTACCATGTCGATGTGGGCCACATTTATTCTACTATAGATGAATATCACTTCAAGTCCGCATGCAATGGCTGA